The following are encoded together in the Fusarium keratoplasticum isolate Fu6.1 chromosome 1, whole genome shotgun sequence genome:
- a CDS encoding Protein kinase domain-containing protein, giving the protein MAEAVGTALGVVGVLGQLFAGCVQAYGFFTTAANLDTDSQRLLCKVRIEEMRLVVWGRDWGVAEGRLEAHLESTRNPQLRSLALQILGELHSAVTDFNKLKERYGLVDEGRSASLEVKGGKSKGGKKSPSPSRKGSRDDESRKSNGLVKTSSASSERSWGKELGLRAKWVIGDKEKFINLLKDLRDYNDGLERLFPLSHLPSFQRAWTHQLLESAQRDLTQLSLLETAATGVYPQLTTSANLKKLRINLDTRPQASFKPTFALKVPRPALELTEEEKESNHRGRSKGRHETAGDVVIEWVDYDRDDVEERVAHVRRLDDLARMMHSASECHPDLHSIDCVGYVDDSSHCRYGLVYKAPSPSFSTLHELIASPDLKTPDLDDRVRLAHTLAVALWSLHSLDWLHKSLCSANILFFPSAFSTSAHSPTAAAALVPDIQRPYLTGFDASRPDFDQALSVAPRNPSIATLHRHPASLRGFPHCKPMDIYSLGLVLLEIGLWKILQAYHRPHYSADRWRDKVVRAVLVPGLGSKVGRRYRDVVEKCLSVSEEMTSTEAAEVLEEVVTALEGIRV; this is encoded by the exons ATGGCCGAAGCCGTCGGCACCGCCCTCGGCGTGGTGGGCGTCCTGGGCCAGCTCTTTGCGGGCTGTGTCCAGGCCTACGGCTTCTTCACGACGGCggccaacctcgacaccgACAGCCAGCGGCTGCTGTGCAAGGTGCGCATCGAGGAGATGCGCCTCGTCGTCTGGGGCCGCGACTGGGGCGTCGCCGAGGGGAGGCTCGAGGCGCACCTCGAGTCCACACGGAACCCGCAGCTGAGGAGCCTGGCACTGCAGATCCTGGGCGAGCTGCACAGCGCCGTGACAGACTTtaacaagctcaaggagaggTATGGGCTTGTGGATGAGGGGAGGAGTGCGAGTTTGGAGGTCAAAGGGGGGAAGAGTAAAGGGGGCAAGAAGTCGCCTTCACCTTCGAGAAAGGGGTCGAGAGACGATGAGAGTCGTAAATCGAATGGGTTGGTAAAGACTTCGAGTGCCTCGAGTGAGAGGAGCTGGGGAAAGGAACTGGGGCTGAGGGCCAAGTGGGTGATAGGAG ACAAAGAAAAGTTTATAAACCTACTCAAGGACTTAAGAG ACTACAACGACGGTCTTGAACGTCTCTTCCCCCTCTCTCACCTCCCATCCTTTCAACGCGCCTGGACACATCAACTCCTCGAGTCTGCTCAGCGCGATCTCACCcagctctccctcctcgagaCGGCCGCGACGGGCGTCTACCCCCAGCTCACCACCTCggccaacctcaagaagctccgcATCAATCTCGACACGCGGCCCCAGGCCTCCTTCAAACCCACTTTTGCACTCAAAGTGCCTCGTCCAGCGCTCGAGCTGactgaggaagagaaggagagcaaCCATCGTGGGCGAAGTAAGGGCCGCCATGAGACAGCGGGCGACGTCGTCATTGAATGGGTAGACTATGATCGTGATGATGTCGAAGAGCGAGTCGCCCACGTCCGCCGTCTCGATGACCTCGCCCGGATGATGCACTCAGCCTCAGAATGTCATCCAGATCTTCACAGCATCGACTGCGTCGGCTACGTCGACGACTCATCCCACTGTCGCTACGGCCTCGTATACAAGGCACCCTCaccatccttctcaacccTCCACGAACTCATCGCCAGCCCGGACCTCAAGACGCCAGACCTCGACGACCGCGTCCGTCTCGCTCACACCCTAGCTGTGGCGCTCTGGTCCCTCCACTCCCTCGACTGGCTGCACAAGAGCCTCTGCAGTGCAAacattctcttcttcccctcgGCCTTTTCCACCTCGGCTCACTCCCCTactgctgccgccgctcTCGTCCCAGATATTCAACGGCCGTATCTCACAGGTTTCGACGCCTCGCGTCCAGACTTTGACCAGGCCCTGTCCGTCGCCCCTCGCAACCCCTCCATCGCCACCCTACACCGACACCCAGCCTCGCTACGAGGGTTCCCACACTGCAAGCCCATGGACATTTACAGTCTGGGGTTGGTCCTCCTCGAGATTGGACTCTGGAAGATCCTCCAGGCCTACCATAGACCTCACTACTCTGCAGACCGGTGGCGGGACAAGGTGGTTCGCGCGGTGCTCGTTCCAGGTCTGGGGAGCAAGGTTGGTCGTAGATATCGTGATGTTGTGGAAAAGTGCCTGAGTGTGAGTGAGGAGATGACGAGTACCGAGGCAGCCGAGGTTTTGGAAGAGGTTGTGACGGCTCTCGAAGGCATTAGAGTATGA
- a CDS encoding N-acetyltransferase domain-containing protein, whose protein sequence is MPQATLRTERLELLPLAPSHGDYIYQLDSDPEVMRYIGYGKPLSASDSAIVHKLLLETASLGTGLGCWAGFAGDEFVGWWILAPSQSTSRRSSNSSTNSSETEEDEASTPQVDVKRVEFGLRLLPKFWGQGFAKEGSRAVVKHGLEELGADEVFGETMAVNAGSRAIMSKIGLKHVRTFHNQYDSPPPGIEEGEVEYSITRDEWAALDPSRK, encoded by the coding sequence ATGCCACAGGCAACTCTCCGCACCGAACGCCTCGAGCTGTTGCCACTCGCGCCTAGCCACGGGGACTACATCTACCAGCTAGACTCGGACCCTGAAGTCATGCGATACATTGGCTACGGCAAGCCACTGAGCGCCAGCGACTCGGCCATTGTCCACAAGCTGCTCCTCGAGACTGCCTCCCTGGGCACAGGTCTGGGCTGCTGGGCCGGGTTCGCCGGTGATGAGTTTGTCGGCTGGTGGATTCTTGCCCCTAGCCAGAGCACCAGCCGGCGCAGCAGCAACAGTAGCACCAACAGCAGCGAGacggaagaggatgaggccTCGACTCCTCAAGTGGATGTCAAGAGGGTCGAGTTTGGCCTGCGGCTCCTACCCAAGTTCTGGGGCCAAGGGTTTGCCAAGGAGGGCTCCCGCGCCGTGGTCAAGCACGGTCTGGAAGAGCTAGGCGCCGATGAGGTTTTCGGCGAGACCATGGCTGTCAACGCTGGTTCGCGggccatcatgtccaagatCGGGCTGAAGCACGTTCGGACGTTCCACAACCAGTACGACAGCCCTCCGCCGGGgatcgaggagggagaggtggAATACAGCATCACCAGGGACGAGTGGGCGGCGCTGGACCCAAGCCGGAAATGA
- a CDS encoding Protein-tyrosine-phosphatase codes for MAPSTRHSQNMAQIIEYIPDRLYLASYLNPPTDDDLFPYPEAPASPRKRGQRGPTPLAKSNRTPPCYFTVDDTLLYNAFHHDFGPLHIGHLYRFAIQFHDVLGAKRNKDRPIVFWSAADPRSRANAACMLACYMVLIQNWPPHLALAPIAQVDPPLMPFRDAGYSQADYGISVQDVVYGVWKAKEEKCCDLDNFDLEQYEKFERVEHGDFNWITPNFLAFASPQHEPVAKITEDDEMFPFLPRTLTAVDEHPTLPKPFKNVLTHFSEKNIGLVVRLNSALYSPSYFEALGIQHLDMIFDDGTCPSLVTVRKFIRLAHETITIKKKGIAVHCKAGLGRTGCLIGAYLIYRHGFTANEVISFMRFMRPGMVVGPQQHWLHLNQGTFREWWIEERVERRLRREMAASNPVPSTPIRAMQKTSLRNGQTSTPPNRSPSNRTPLSEVDHDRNNIGVQEDYLPAPTPGQPRKTVRDRHHPYQRSASGTVEEQQTIEQETEFMAKHRTQGAESDEEWHLRMRSHRKVSQSPGRSEKSRSVSQTTGTIYMIDNDSSKDAENIGSLRSKHVDRVASTPGVLTKVRGSKRQGESPLRAKETAGIRKTSGRVGSASHATSATAASTARKVSGA; via the exons ATGGCGCCTTCCACCCGACATTCGCAGAACATGGCGCAGATCATCGAGTACATCCCAG ATCGCCTTTACCTCGCCTCTTACTTGAATCCTCccaccgacgacgacctcTTCCCCTACCCTGAGGCTCCTGCCTCGCCCAGGAAACGAGGTCAACGAGGACCTACCCCGCTCGCCAAATCGAACCGCACGCCGCCATGCTACTTTACCGTCGATGATACCCTCCTCTACAACGCCTTTCACCATGACTTTGGCCCTCTGCACATTGGTCACCTGTACCGCTTTGCCATTCAGTTCCACGATGTCCTGGGTGCGAAGCGGAACAAGGATCGGCCCATTGTGTTCTGGAGCGCCGCTGACCCGAGAA GTCGTGCGAACGCCGCCTGCATGCTCGCGTGCTACATGGTTCTCATCCAGAATTGGCCTCCTCACCTGGCCCTGGCCCCGATTGCGCAGGTTGACCCTCCACTGATGCCCTTCCGAGATGCGGGTTACAGCCAGGCCGACTACGGCATTAGCGTTCAGGATGTTGTCTACGGAGTgtggaaggccaaggaggagaagtgCTGCGACCTGGACAACTTTGATCTGGAGCAGTATGAGAAGTTTGAGCGGGTCGAGCACGGAGACTTCAACTGGATCACTCCTAACTTCCTGGCTTTCGCCTCTCCCCAGCATGAGCCCGTTGCCAAGATcaccgaggacgatgagatgTTCCCCTTCCTTCCCCGGACGTTGACGGCTGTGGATGAGCACCCTACTCTGCCCAAGCCCTTCAAGAACGTGCTGACGCACTTCTCGGAGAAGAACATTGGCTTGGTGGTGCGACTCAACTCGGCACTCTACTCACCCTCATACTTTGAGGCTCTGGGTATTCAGCACCTTGATATGATTTTTGACGATGGCACCTGCCCGTCGCTCGTCACTGTCCGCAAGTTTATCAGACTCGCGCATGAGACAatcaccatcaagaagaagggaatcGCTGTGCACTGCAAGGCTGGTCTTGGCCGAACAGGCTGCCTGATCGGCGCCTACCTCATCTACCGCCATGGCTTCACTGCCAACGAGGTCATCTCGTTTATGCGCTTCATGAGACCCGGCATGGTCGTCGGTCCCCAGCAGCACTGGCTGCATCTCAACCAGGGCACCTTCAGGGAGTGGTGGATCGAGGAGAGGGTTGAGCGAAGGCTCAGGAGGGAGATGGCTGCTTCCAACCCCGTCCCCAGCACACCCATCCGTGCCATGCAGAAGACTTCTCTTCGCAACGGCCAGACCTCGACACCTCCCAACCGAAGCCCCTCAAACCGCACTCCACTCAGCGAGGTCGATCACGATCGCAATAACATTGGCGTCCAAGAAGACTATCTGCCAGCACCTACACCAGGACAGCCTCGCAAGACTGTTCGGGACCGTCACCACCCTTACCAGCGGTCGGCTTCTGGAAccgtcgaggagcagcagacCATTGAGCAGGAGACAGAGTTCATGGCCAAGCACCGCACTCAGGGCGCTGAGTCTGATGAGGAATGGCACCTGCGCATGCGCAGCCACCGAAAGGTGTCGCAATCGCCAGGCCGCAGTGAGAAGTCGAGGTCGGTCAGCCAAACGACGGGCACGATTTACATGATCGACAACGACTCGTCCAAGGACGCCGAAAACATCGGCTCTCTACGGAGCAAGCACGTTGACCGGGTTGCTAGCACCCCCGGTGTTCTGACCAAGGTCCGTGGCAGCAAGCGCCAGGGCGAGTCTCCCCTCCGAGCAAAGGAGACTGCTGGTATCCGCAAGACCAGCGGCAGAGTAGGCAGCGCCAGCCACGCGACGTCGGCGACAGCGGCCTCGACGGCTCGCAAGGTCTCTGGAGCTTAG
- a CDS encoding BHLH domain-containing protein, with protein MMSSAAWDGQDQAMTSTTDEDFHQFINMASLGDGMHFDFQGFPDGSAQGLMNQPRDAPDTIMTDTENPGLMSVANSMPMSTSTGQPTIPAHMMTPASDPISNIDAQIQYLQQQKFQQQQRQLQEQQAAFFHSHNHSVPPTPQSLEMPNSGQFYSQAEQVSQSGVYDRGYQRMKDQQDQMAFTPLVSPAVTPLDPGFPMSDSFVAQNPYFSPLTSPALIPQNDHSAVYNTNSPIEMDPENPARPVSSVMDLSKKTRRKAAAKSSRKGSVRSSPIVKPQRQKIRPSPAIVSQVLNEVDESNGAFLPMPATSTETSAEENSSVSPEALTDMPPPPIPNRRSTSKSPYIQAQMGNQQTPISAPVDSHPAPATPASLMKLPASKAHKQAAGHHEPAVSEHIESLELPESVSGGKTPAPVASRVSIQSPIVEPNPGKGSGFQPLPSPVFPRPSGPASASASPQLAPGSTGPSARKTPQLAPRSSRKRSTGSVHVSPALLPRISPSIKPLLPGTPGMTSAESAASQLLMSKSNYQNILEGNKVPGVSYPSELSTNLTSKRTSHKIAEQGRRNRINSALQIMAGLLPGGDKGSAGEEVDKKEGKQANAQNSKASVVENAIVHLKNLEQENVDLKKEVEELKKQLEGLKGTESKE; from the exons ATGATGAGTTCGGCGGCGTGGGACGGACAGGACCAGGCCATGACCTCGACTACCGATGAGGACTTTCACCAGttcatcaacatggccaGTCTGGGAGATGGCATGCACTTCGACTTCCAAGGCTTCCCCGATGGCTCAGCACAAGGCCTCATGAACCAGCCGCGCGACGCTCCCGACACAATCATGACCGACACTGAGAACCCAGGCCTCATGTCTGTCGCCAATTCAATGCCCATGTCGACGTCAACCGGCCAGCCCACCATTCCCGCCCACATGATGACACCCGCCAGCGatcccatctccaacattgATGCCCAGATCCAATATCTGCAACAGCAAAAGtttcaacaacagcagcgcCAGctgcaggagcagcaggccGCCTTCTTCCACAGCCACAACCACTCTGTGCCTCCTACACCGCAAAGTCTTGAGATGCCCAATAGCGGTCAGTTCTACTCTCAGGCTGAACAGGTTTCGCAATCGGGCGTCTACGACAGAGGATATCAACGCATGAAGGACCAGCAAGAT CAGATGGCCTTCACACCACTTGTCTCTCCCGCAGTTACCCCTCTCGATCCTGGCTTTCCGATGAGCGACAGCTTCGTCGCCCAGAACCCCTACTTCAGCCCTCTCACATCGCCAGCGCTCATCCCACAGAATGATCACTCCGCCGTCTACAACACAAACTCTCCGATTGAGATGGACCCTGAAAACCCGGCCCGCCCCGTTTCATCTGTTATGGATTTGTCAAAGAAGACGAGAAGGAAGGCAGCTGCCAAGTCAAGCCGGAAGGGCAGTGTTCGAAGCTCACCCATTGTGAAGCCGCAGCGTCAAAAGATCAGACCTAGCCCAGCTATTGTCTCCCAGGTTCTTAATGAGGTGGATGAGAGTAACGGTGCTTTCCTCCCTATGCCCGCGACGTCGACCGAGACCTCAGCAGAAGAAAACTCATCAGTGTCTCCCGAGGCCCTTACAGACATGCCCCCGCCTCCAATCCCCAACAGGAGATCAACAAGTAAATCTCCCTACATTCAAGCGCAAATGGGAAATCAGCAGACTCCGATCTCGGCCCCTGTGGACTCTCATCCGGCCCCAGCGACCCCAGCCTCACTCATGAAGCTGCCAGCATCCAAGGCACACAAGCAAGCCGCTGGCCATCACGAACCTGCTGTCTCTGAGCACATTGAATCGCTTGAGTTGCCGGAATCGGTATCTGGTGGCAAGACGCCCGCCCCAGTTGCCTCACGTGTCTCTATCCAATCTCCCATTGTAGAGCCTAATCCTGGCAAGGGCTCTGGTTTCCAACCCTTGCCATCCCCCGTGTTCCCGAGGCCTTCGGGGCCGGCTTCCGCGAGTGCCAGTCCTCAGCTGGCCCCAGGTTCGACAGGCCCCTCCGCAAGGAAAACTCCGCAACTCGCGCCCCGGTCAAGCAGGAAACGTTCAACAGGCTCGGTGCATGTATCTCCCGCGTTATTGCCAAGGATATCTCCCAGTATCAAGCCCCTGCTTCCTGGCACGCCTGGTATGACGTCTGCGGAGAGTGCTGCTTCACAACTGCTCATGTCAAAGTCCAACTACCAGAATATTCTTGAGGGCAACAAGGTGCCGGGTGTGTCTTATCCAAGCGAGCTGTCGACAAATCTCACATCCAAGCGGACGTCACATAAGATTGCTGAACAGGGCCGTCGTAACCGAATAAATTCAGCCTTGCAGATTATGGCAGGACTTCTACCTGGTGGTGACAAGGGCAGCGCTGGAGAGGAAGTGGATaagaaggaagggaagcaGGCTAATGCCCAGAACAGCAAGGCCAGCGTTGTCGAGAATGCCATTGTGCATCTGAAGAACCTCGAGCAAGAGAATGTGGAcctgaagaaggaggtggaggaACTAAAAAAGCAACTCGAAGGGTTGAAAGGAACCGAGAGCAAGGAATGA
- a CDS encoding MFS domain-containing protein — translation MSILDKIKAGVGPKEARPEATETPVTEAGINADEKADVNQDINDAIDQSAPDQSASHGVQDIQAITLVWGKGSLAALLCLIWLLFLVQGFRISIFAVMLPYATSEWASHSLLTVVAIVADSMTSAVYIPMAKVLNVWGRAEGFLLMVCFATIGLILTAASHNLATFCAAQVFYSVGFGGMIYTVGVLAADASNLRNRGLTFAFTSSPYMITAFAGSKAAEAFLLNVKNWRWGFGCFAIILPVVTFPLYLVLKINLRKAVKQGIVTHQKSDRTIPQKIWYFLREFDIVGVFLFGGGLTVFLLPFTLASHAPNGWKSDYIIAMIIVGFIVLVLFGLWEYYWAPVPFLQGKFLTDRTVIGACLIDMTYQASYYCWNLYFTSFLQVVANLKPAEAGYVNSTFQIVSGVLLFIVGYAIRRTGYFKWLFYPAIPLYLFAQGLMIHFRQPNQYIGYIVMCEIFISIAGSIFILNMQLAVLAAVEQEYIAAALATLYVSGGIGGAIGGAISGAIWTNTFLPALQRNLPEEAMANITMIYSMLPTQLSYPVNSPTRLAIQKSYGYAQTRMLTAGLVIMTLCAIWVFMLRNINVKKLTQTKGTVM, via the exons ATGTCAatcctcgacaagatcaaggccggCGTCGGCCCCAAGGAGGCTCGCCCAGAGGCCACAGAGACTCCTGTCACTGAGGCTGGTATCAACGCCGACGAGAAGGCCGATGTCAACCAAGACATCAACGATGCCATCGACCAAAGCGCTCCCGACCAGAGTGCTTCCCATGGTGTCCAAGACATCCAGGCCATCACCTTGGTCTGGGGCAAGGGCTCCCTCGCTGCCCTTCTCTGTCT CATCtggctcctcttcctcgtccaggGCTTCCGTATTTCCATCTTCGCTGTCATGCTGCCCTATGCCACCAGCGAATGGGCTTCTCACTCCCTCCTGACTGTTGTCGCTATTGTCGCTGATTCCATGACCTCTGCCGTCTACATCCCCATGGCCAAGGTGCTCAATGTCTGGGGTCGCGCCGAGGGTTTCCTCCTCATGGTTTGCTTTGCCACCATTGGCCTTATCCTCACTGCTGCCTCGCACAACCTGGCCACCTTCTGCGCTGCCCAGGTCTTTTACTCTGTCGGCTTCGGAGGCATGATCTACACTGTCGGTGTTCTGGCTGCTGATGCCTCCAACCTCCGCAATCGAGGTCTGACTTTTGCCTTCACCTCGTCCCCTTACATGATCACTGCCTTTGCCGgatccaaggctgctgaggcctTCCTGCTCAACGTCAAGAACTGGCGCTGGGGTTTTGGCTGCTTTGCCATCATCCTGCCTGTCGTCACCTTCCCCCTGTACTTGGTTCTCAAGATCAACCTCCGCAAGGCCGTCAAGCAGGGTATCGTTACCCACCAGAAGAGCGACCGCACCATTCCCCAGAAGATTTGGTACTTTCTCCGCGAGTTTGATA TCGTCGGTGTCTTCCTCTTTGGTGGCGGCTTGACCGTCTTCCTTCTGCCATTCACGCTCGCTAGCCACGCTCCCAACGGCTGGAAGTCCGACTacatcatcgccatgatcatcgtcggcttcatcgtcctcgtcttgtTCGGTCTCTGGGAGTACTACTGGGCTCCCGTCCCCTTCCTCCAGGGCAAGTTCCTCACCGACCGCACCGTCATTGGCGCGTGCCTCATCGACATGACCTACCAGGCCTCGTACTACTGCTGGAACCTCTACTTCACCTCTTTCCTGCAGGTCGTTGCCAACCTCAAGCCTGCCGAGGCTGGATATGTCAACTCGACCTTCCAGATCGTCTCGGgtgtcctcctcttcatcgttgGTTACGCTATCCGCCGCACTGGCTACTTCAAGTGGCTCTTCTACCCTGCCATCCCTCTGTACCTCTTCGCCCAGGGCCTCATGATCCACTTCCGCCAGCCCAACCAGTACATCGGCTACATTGTCATGTGTGagatcttcatctccatcgccggctccatcttcatcctcaacatgCAGTTGGCCGTCCTTGCTGCTGTCGAGCAAGAGTACATTGCCGCTGCTCTGGCTACTCTCTACGTCTCGGGTGGTATCGGTGGCGCCATCGGCGGTGCCATCTCGGGTGCTATCTGGACCAACACCTTCCTTCCCGCCCTTCAGCGCAACCTGcccgaggaggccatggccaacatcaccatgatCTACAGTATGCTCCCGACTCAGCTGTCCTACCCCGTCAACAGCCCTACGAGACTCGCCATCCAGAAGTCTTACGGCTACGCCCAGACCCGAATGCTGACTGCCGGTCTCGTCATCATGACCCTGTGCGCTATCTGGGTCTTCATGCTCAGAAACATCAACGTCAAGAAGCTTACTCAGACCAAGGGTACCGTCATGTAA